The region GGAAATCAAATCCCTTTGTCCGGTTTCCATCCAAAACCTAATTATCATCTAACAATGGAGGTATGGAAAatgtatatgatttttttattttaatctgcTGAAATTCGAGTTAATGTGGctatttgatttagtttttatgtttgtttgccaattattttcatgtttttcgaTTTTGTTGGATTCATTTCATTTGCATTGGCATGAAAGTTAGGGTTTCGATTTGAATCTTGCTAGAATGGTCGCCGTGTGACTTTTGATTCCACAAAGGATATTCAATCCCCACGTTTCCGGGCGATTATACGTGCGACGAGTGGTCGCCGGAGGAGAGCTACTGACATTAAGAGCTTCTCCCATGAGTTGAACGGAAATGGCCCCCGGCACCGTCCTATCTCAAAGCTCAGTGGTCTGGGTAGCACTGAAGTAGTCACtcttaaatcttttttttcttttagtctttATTTCAGTTGATTGATATCAGAACTTAATTAGTCATTGGATTGAGTAATTATGGTTCTTATAGGAATTTTTGAAAGCTATTCGAATGAAGTTTAATCGCTTAAAGAAAGATGTGGATTCAGAACTAGCTATATATGCCGGTGATCTTGTAGGCTTTcttgaaaaatcaatgaaagaACACCCAGAGTGGAGAGTCCCGATAGAGGATCTCTTAGTCACATCCCAACAATGTGCAGAGATGTCCCCGGATGATTTCTGGGAGAAGTGTGAGGATATCGTTCAGAATTTGGATGATCGTCGCCAAGAATTGCCGACAGGGCCATTGAAGCAAGTTCATACTCGCATTCTTTTCATCCTCACTCGATGCACTCGTTTGTTGAAttttcaaaaggaaggggtctATGATGGAGAtcattttcttggttttcatcAATTCAGTGACTTGGGGGTTTATCCAACAAATTCTGGCAGAATGCTGAAGAGCTTGTTGAGTTCTGGTGATTTCAAAGAGAGGCTTATGAGGCGAAGGATTCATGAGCATGAAATTAGTGCCTCTGGTTCACCTTCAAGGAGATCTAGAATATCTTCCTGGAAGAAACTCCCATCTGCTGCTGAGAAGAATCAGAAGAAAGAGAATAAATATGATGGTGCTCCGTCAAGAGAGGTTCTAGAGTCATTTCTTCGTGCAGATCAAGTTATAGTGGGTTTGAATGATAATACTGGCATCCTTGATGTCTCTTCTAAAATTCTAGACAAGCCGATAGATCCATCTTTAGAAGGCCAAGAAGCTCCTGGTGCTGAACATGAAACAAGTGATGGGAAAATGAAGATGATTTGCAGAATTTGTGATTTTGAGATACCAACTGTAAATGCAGAAAGTCACTTTGGAGTTTGCACCTTCGCAGATAGGTGTGACATGAAAGGGTTGAGTGTAGATCAGCGTCTGGAGAGAGTTGCAGATATTCTTGAAAAAATCTTGGAATGTTGGCTTTCCAAATGTTCAGATAATGCAGCAACCTGCCTCGAAGATGGGCGAGCCAGTACCTCTACTACTACCGAAGAGTCTGATTTAACAGCAGATCAAAATATTCTATCTTGCCCACCTTCCACCAATGCAGTGGAATACATTGCAGAAGCTATTGGGTCTGCTACTACAAGGGATATCAATGATATTCCTTCGATGTGGCTGAATACAAATTCAACAACTCTAGATCAAGGACTGATGGTTCTATCATCTGGAAGTGCCACGCCTAATTCTCCATTGCCAACACCAGACAGCAGCCAGATTAACTTTCTACTCAGTGGAGCGTGTGCATTGTCTGAGCATGAAAATGCTCAACAGGTTTTCTCTTCACCAAGTAgtatcaataattttattttcatgttgttCTTCAACTTATGCATAGCAGAAGTTGTCAGTGAATACAACTATTACCTTTTCCAGCATATTCCATGACTGCGACAGGTATTTGTATATTCAGGGCATATTGAACCAACTGTTTATtcttaaaatgaaataatgggAAGAAATTTATTATATTCAAATACTCTTGGCTTAATATTTAATACAAAACGGCTGTAATGTTTTGTTCACAgacatatatttaataatttagttggtttctttgttcttcttatGCCATCGAATATGCATGTTTCATTCAATTAATTTCCTCTTTCTGGTCTTGGTTTCTATCATCGTCTTTGGGTTTTGGAATCTTGAATTAGCAAAAGTTTTGTAATACTGGAAAAAAATTCACTTTGTTATAACTTTTAGGTTTCAGTTGTATGTTGCCATGGCTGAAGAATTCACCATTATAACATATTTCTGCTACTCAACATTTCAACTACTAATTCAGCATCATTTTTCATTCTAAATCATTTTGCTTCCTGTAACCATCCTCTAATTTGATTGCAGATTCAGAGTTTACTGAATATTGTGCGTAACATCATTAGTGTGACTTCCATAGACTACAGCTCATTAGAGTACTTGAGTTCCTACCTTGAAGACCTAAATAATGTTATCGATAATAGGAAGGTCGATGCCCTTGTTGTTGAAACATTTGGAAGACGGATCGAAGTGCTACTGCAGTAAGTTCAGTTCTCTTATTGCTTTGAATTCTATGTTTGCATCtccttttcattcttttgatcTCTAATGTTTCTGatacttattaaaaaataatttggccTGTCATCTTTGCAAGTGAAGTTCTACTGCAACTTCTTTAACATCTAGTCTAAGTTTCACCTTTTTTAACTTGGCAGGGAAAAATTTGTTCATCTGTGTGGGCAAATAGACGATGGATATAATGATTCACCTTATTTAAtgcatgatgatgatggttcTTTGGAAACTGATTCATCTTGTAGTTCAAAAACTAGTGGTAGAAAACTTAAAGACCGAACTTCTATCGAagattttgaaataattaagcCAATCAGTCGAGGAGCTTTTGGACGAGTTTTTCTTgcaaagaaaagaataacaGGTGACTTTTTTGCCATAAAGGTAATTACATGTTTTTTGTGgttttactaaaataaatagcaaagaattttcatatttttaaattttcttaagcATTCACAGTTGTTCCTTATATAGATATTACTCCCTCCggtcttttttacttgtccattttAACCTATCACACCCATTAAGaaaattggttaaaattagttaatgttctaaatttataaaaaattgtatcaacttttcaaaatttccCCCATTTAAAACCCAGCAAGATTAATTTctcattataatttaattgtatcTTTTATTCTCTCTCAACGTAGTGTTTTAGTTTTCCAAAATagtattgaaaaatatagtagtatattaaaaataaaaggtaaGGTTGGGGAAACTATTTAATTCTTCATAGATTTTCTAATTGTTCATGTAAAAAGGACAAAAATAGGACCGGAGGGAGTATGTTATTTTCTCATGCCCATTATGCATTTATTTTCCTCTGTGTATATGATGTAAACAATTAAGCTTGTGAATGCATGGTTCTCGgaattattttctatatattgTCTCTTGGGTTTGAACATCTTACATGAGGTTGGTATTTTCTTGATCAATGGTGCCCCTTCATGAGTTGTGATTAATATCCTCTAAAGGCATTCAATCTAAGAGTTTGACATTACTTCTTGTGTTCGCAATATCCATATAAGATTATTCAAACTTTATCAATAACTAtcaaattcttgaaagattgaATTATTTGCTATATAATTCtgttattatgaatttattccTGGTAATTTGAAAACTCaactcattattttgtttttgagttaTTCATGGAATTTTCCATCTTGATTGATGTCTAACAActcaaaaatcatgaaatttgtATCAATTATTGTAAGTCATCAATTGTGCATATGTTCTGTCATATTTCATTTTCCGAAGGTACTCATAGTCTATGAAAAATGATTTAGGTGCTTAAAAAAGCTGATATGATCCGAAAGAATGCAGTGGAAAGTACACTGGCTGAACGGAACATTCTAATATCAGTTCGCAATCCTTTTGTGGTGAGAATCATCTTAAAGCTTTGTTAAGGGACTGTTTCTAActatatataacttaaagttTTGCATTACAGGTTcggtttttttattcatttacatGCAAAGAGAACCTTTATCTGGTTATGGAGTACCTGAATGGAGGAGACCTCTATTCTTTGTTGAGAAATTTAGGTTGTCTGGATGAAGAAATGGCAAGGACTTATATAGCTGAACTAGTAAGCCCATGTTCTTAGTAAATGATATTCAAGATCCttatttgtttcttatatttttaagagATTGGCCTATTTCTTTTTCAGGATTGATCGCTGTATAAATGGTTAAAGTAtactatttttatgtttttgtgtttttgcacATCCAACTTCCATGCTTAAGCAGGTGCAGTTTTCTCTTTTCGCTAGGTACTTGCTTTGGAGTATTTGCATTCAGTGAATGTGATTCATCGAGATCTGAAGCCAGATAATTTGTTGATTTCTTGTGACGGTCATATCAAGGTTTCTCCTGGTTATTTTTCCGTACTATTGAATTATCATTTTTACAAGCCACAATATTTTGCAACTCTACCTTTGTATTTTCCTGTGTGTGTGGTTACCTCTAAAACACCAGGAAGTTAGTACCAAAAGTAGGCATTGCCAGAAGTTGGATCAGCTGTCAAAATTGAGGTTTCTTAACACCTTTGAAAGAGCATCAGGACTTTTAAGGGAAATTTGTGACATGCCCAAgattcttttcaattttaaccAGGATGCTTCCCTTCTTTGGCGGTTTGCTAAAGAATGTTGAt is a window of Dioscorea cayenensis subsp. rotundata cultivar TDr96_F1 chromosome 5, TDr96_F1_v2_PseudoChromosome.rev07_lg8_w22 25.fasta, whole genome shotgun sequence DNA encoding:
- the LOC120260753 gene encoding probable serine/threonine protein kinase IRE; translated protein: MENGRRVTFDSTKDIQSPRFRAIIRATSGRRRRATDIKSFSHELNGNGPRHRPISKLSGLGSTEEFLKAIRMKFNRLKKDVDSELAIYAGDLVGFLEKSMKEHPEWRVPIEDLLVTSQQCAEMSPDDFWEKCEDIVQNLDDRRQELPTGPLKQVHTRILFILTRCTRLLNFQKEGVYDGDHFLGFHQFSDLGVYPTNSGRMLKSLLSSGDFKERLMRRRIHEHEISASGSPSRRSRISSWKKLPSAAEKNQKKENKYDGAPSREVLESFLRADQVIVGLNDNTGILDVSSKILDKPIDPSLEGQEAPGAEHETSDGKMKMICRICDFEIPTVNAESHFGVCTFADRCDMKGLSVDQRLERVADILEKILECWLSKCSDNAATCLEDGRASTSTTTEESDLTADQNILSCPPSTNAVEYIAEAIGSATTRDINDIPSMWLNTNSTTLDQGLMVLSSGSATPNSPLPTPDSSQINFLLSGACALSEHENAQQIQSLLNIVRNIISVTSIDYSSLEYLSSYLEDLNNVIDNRKVDALVVETFGRRIEVLLQEKFVHLCGQIDDGYNDSPYLMHDDDGSLETDSSCSSKTSGRKLKDRTSIEDFEIIKPISRGAFGRVFLAKKRITGDFFAIKVLKKADMIRKNAVESTLAERNILISVRNPFVVRFFYSFTCKENLYLVMEYLNGGDLYSLLRNLGCLDEEMARTYIAELVLALEYLHSVNVIHRDLKPDNLLISCDGHIKLTDFGLSKVGLINSTDDLSGPDVSSSILAGDHEPMPASIRAEKRDQRQKQSAIGTPDYLAPEILLGMQHGPTADWWSVGIILYELLVGIPPFNAEHPQKIFDNIMNRDIPWPKVPEEMSYEAHDVIDKLLMENPVQRLGATGAGEVKRHPFFANVNWDMLSRKKATFIPSPDGNDDTSYFACRHTWNATDDLIHAPPNDDDCTTDTSCCSSPPSTDQDEDGDECSQLAGFEGPNLYPTYSFSNFSFKNLSQLASINYDLITKSSKDSSEASHP